GGGCTCGCCAATTAAGGTTTTGTCCAGGGCTGGCAACGTGGCCTGGGACCGCTACGCTCTATGGGCACGGCTGTATCGTTTTAACGCTTGACCACCCGCGCGCGCCGCTACCATATCCCTACCACGCGCTCTCATGCTGTCTGGACAAGCGGATGATCTTGCGATAAGCGACTGAACGAGTGGCCACACAGCCAGGCTCTTGTCGATCGTCCTGCCAAATACAGCAGGAGGTTCAGCTGAATGCATGCACCCTACTCATGCACTCTATCTTGCATCTTAGAGCATATTGAAGCCGTGCTGACACCCTCCGCAGACACCGGTGATTCCATCGCTCTTTGCTTGCTGCACTTCAGCGGACACAACTTCGCTTCCAACAGAAGCTTGGGTGCCCTACATCCAGTCGGAATATGCCTCGTCTCATATTGGCATAGCTTGGGATGCAACTGCGCCACCAGCGCCAAACAGGCTGAACAGAGTTTGGGAATGTCCAGATAGATAGCAGGTTGCATCACAATCTCGTCATAGACCTCAAGCACAGTACCAACACTGTGATGAACGCTCTCAGGAAGTCTGGTATTCGTTGACAGTCGGCACGTGCTTGACAAATGTCTGTGCGTAGCGATAGGTATGCGGACTACGACACGGCTGGCCCAGGGCCTGGTAACCACTGTCGCGAGAAGATCTGCGGCTTTCGTCTGCTCTGAGACGCATATCAATGCCTCCAGGCAAACATGAGCTTACCGGCAGCGGTCCTCTCTTGCCAGCAATGCACCCGGAGAAAGGTGAGGACCCTCCCCAATCTTGCACATCGTAATAGCTTATGTTCCCTTTCCGAGAAAGACAAAATGCGACAAACAACTGCCCACGTGTACAGCGTGCTTGAAGGCTGGTCTGGCCTGCACAAGCGTTCAGCGACATCGCCTACCTAGAGGCCGCACAGGGAAAAATCCCAAAGCTGTCCCTGCTGCTAGTTCGCAGGCGTTGCGGGACCGCATTGGGCGATTGGAGGCTATCGTGACTTCTCTTCAACATAAGCTATCCAATGCGACCGACACAACTGAGGTATACGTTTGTGGACAGCTCGCAAGGACTGGATTCGACGTGTTTGTACAGGACCATGGCATGCTGGACAGTACATCGACACTGTCTCAAGCTAACGCAAACTCCTTCGTCGCTCATGACTTTTGGGTTGAGCTTACGGAAACCGTTGCTGGCCTTCGGAGTGTTTTGGATGATCCTGAAATAGGCGACGGGCTAGGCGATGGTCCAGATGAGATCGACAGTGCTTCTCCAGTATCCTTTGCAACAGGCGACTCAAGCTCTAGTTCGCAGGCGCCGGCTTCTGCGGATTCACATATGATCTTGTTCGGAGCGTCGGTGACAGCCGAGCCGACTAAGCATGCACCCACGCCCAAGATGAAAGAATATCTCCTCGATGTGTACAAGACACGTGTCGATGCCATATTCCAGTTCTGCACTGGCCCTCAACGATATCACCTCTCAAAGATGACGGATCCCACGATACTTCGGCATCAAATTCCAGCAATCACGCGCTAGCATCGGCAATATATTTCACTGCGGTATGCTCCCTGATGAATCACGAGCTAGATAGCAGGGACGCTATCGTAGAGCAGTACCGCAGAAGTGCAGAAGAAGCTTTCGTCCGCGCGAACCTGCTCTCCACGAGGGACTTTGTTACCCTTCAGGCGTTCGTTATCTACCTGGTAAGTTGTGCCCTGCGTCTGAGCGCACGTGTCAAAAGCTACATGGCTCAAAACCCGGGCAGTTCGGGAGCGATCGACAAAGCTAGCTTTCCCTTGCTAATTCTGTCAGGCTGGTCTCCGTGCTTGCCAAGCCAACGCACACCAATGGACCCTTACCGCAGTCGCGATACGTTTGGCCAGCGCACTAAGTCTAGGTCTAGACAGTAACATGTCCCGGCCATCTAAGCTCTCGCCTCTGGAAAGCGAACTTCGGCACCGACTTTGGTTCAGTATCGGAGTGTTGGACATGCACTCCGCGTTTGACAGAGGATCCCAACCACTCCTGAAATCAGACAGCTTTCCGACATTTCCCAGCAACGTCAACGATGTAGCGCTCAGTCATCAGTCGCTTTCACCTCAGAGTCATTTCTCTGAGATGTCGTTCAGCTTACTCGTCTACCATGCTAGTCTCTGTCAGAGAAAGCTCGCCGAGATAGGGTCTTCGGCCGCCGATGGTAACATCGATCCTTTGATCGCAGGCTATGAGCAAGTTGGCTGCTTAGCCGATTTTGAGCGCTACGTGCAACGGATAGGTACTGGCACTGTAGGCAATACTGAGCCTATACAGGACTTTCCCGTCGCAGTTGCGGAGGAAAGCCTAGTCGCCATGCGCCTGCTGCTATACAGGCCTCTCCATAAGCGAGGAAACGGTTTCGTACATCCCGACTACAGCCCCACAGAGCGCTTCGACCTCCTAGTGACAGCTACCGAAGTTCTCGAGCGCTCACAGTCTAAGCGATCTTGGATTGCATTCGCCCAGTGGGCCTGGTTCTCGTAGGTGTTGCAGCATGACAAAAGACTCAGAGCTTTGCTAACATCCATGCCAGTTGGGTCAAATGGTACGCTCTTGCCGTCGTTCTCGCAGAACTCTGTTGTGCACGCGACGGCGAGCTCGCGGATCGAGCTTGGCGAGTCGCTCAAGCGTCCTACGACGGATATGCTAAGCTTGTAGCTGACACGGAGTCGGGCCTGCTCTGGAAACCGATCATGAAGCTTATGCGTAAGGTGCAGCAAGTCAGAGGAGAGCAGAGGCTTGCGCACCAGACCCTCGAGCGGCATGATGCTATCGCTCGGTATCAGCAGTATTGGCTAGACGGCATGTCCGATGCGACCTCCGCTAATGTGCTGCCCACTCCTGCGTCTTCTGTGGCTGCTCCCCATCCCGAACATGGTGACACCGCCGGATCTATGGAGCTTGGATCCATGATTTATCAGCAGCAAGGCCAAGGGACGGCTGGCGATATGTCTTGGTTGCATTGGGACCTGCTGATCGACGATATCAATGAGTCGAATATCAATGATATGGTGTGGTGAGGAGAGAACCGCGCTCGAGCTGGGATGGGATGGAGCATGATGACACGGGCTGTGCGAACAATGGAGTTTGTGGCTTCTTCTGTGCCCATTTCCTTCTTCCCCCGTCGCCTCAGCAGTATGGACATCGCCTGTGGTCCCCCAGTCCGCAAATGCCGTGAAGACAATCTCGTCGGACTTGCAGGGCGGCGGCGCTCCCTCTCACATCTTATCAAACTGTCGCCAATTCTATTGCGTTCTCTGTCGTCACACTCCTTGACGGCTGCCGGAGTTGGGCACTGAGCTCAGCTGAGGAGTGCTATAGATTGCCACAAGCCGTATCTACGATTTGTCGTCTTACACTGGCACGATCATTCTATGACTGGGTATATCACTACTTCACCGCCCGGAAGCCGCATCGAAAGACACGATTCTACACCCAGGGTCCCTGCCCATCACTCTTATTGCCTCTcgccgccttctccgccttCCGATCCGCAGCATGCCTCTTCTCTGCCTCAAGACCCACCTCTGCAATCTCATGATCTTTACTGAGAACAGTCCTACTGATCAGAAGCGCCGCCACGATCGAGAGACCCGCCACAGCTGTGTACATGATCCACGCCGGCCTCAGACTGTTCGCGAAGACTCGCTCCACCACCTTCTTTTGCGCCCCACCGAGCGAATGGATGAGCGATGTACTTGCCGCCGCGTCATGCGCACCGATCTGTTCTGCGAGTCGGGAACCAATGGTAGAGATGAGGTAGGGTGTCTTGTCCTTCATCTGGTTCTGGAAGATTACCTGGCCTACGACGAGGGAGATGGACTCGGCGATCAGGCGGAGGAAGTTGGAAGTTGCGGTACTGGACGCGATGTCGCGCTGTTTGATGCCAGCTTGGAGTGCCACGAGGGGAGGCTGGAGTAGAGAACCCATCCCGATGCCGGCGATAATTTGGTAGATGATGATCTTCGCCCAGCTGCTGTCGGCGTGGAGGTTGATGAAGAGCCCGAAGCCTAAAGTCATGAAGGTGACGCCGACGTAAATTGGGATGAGGTAGTTTCCAGTGATGCCAATAAAGGCACCTTTCGCGAAAGCTGCGAGGCCAGTCGGGATTGCTGCAGGTAGGAGGTATACACCAGAAAGCAGCGCCGAAGCTGCGCGGGAGACCTGGAAGTACAGCGGGAGATAGTAGAATGCCGCGATGAAGGTGAAGCCGTGGAGGAACGTCAAGACAAGCAGGGCGGCATTAAAGCGGGATTTGAAGATGTCGAGCTGCATGGGTGGGTATTTTGCTACGCGCCACTCGACCAGAACTAAGACGACGAGGCAGAAGGCCCCGAGAATGATGAGACAGAGAACGATGGCGGAAATCCAGGGGCGTGTTACGCCGCCGTACTGAAGGCCAAGTAGGAACATGACGGTCCCGCCCGTGACGAAGAAGTTGCCGAGCCAGTCAATTGCGAGAAGGCCCTCGATGATGGGAACGCGAGGTGTTGGTAGTTTGCGGAAGAAGAGGATTACGATGAAGGCCAGGCTATCGAGGGGGAGGTTGATGTAGAAGCTGAGATCATTCGGTCAGTACGTTTGCGACCAGAAGAGAGCAGAGGCCATGCCTGCCACCACCTCCAGCTGACGCGCTGTGTGAGAGCTCCGCCAACTACGGAACCGATAACCGCCGCAATAGCTCACACACCACCGATTATGCCAAGGTATGTACCGCGCGTACGCATGCTGAACAAGTCGCTGATTGCGATGTCCACCAGAGTCAGTAGGCCGGCACCTCCAATACCTTGTACAGCGCGAGCGGCAATGAGCATGCCGATGCGATTCGAAAGGCCCGCGAAAAGAGAGCCTATGGTATAATCAGCGGACTGCACAGAGCGAAAGTTCGAATTTGAGACCCACCAATGAAGAACACAACATTTGCAAACAGCAGCATTGGCTTTCGACCGAAGATGTCCGAGAGCTTGCCCCATAATGGCGTAGCAGCAGCATTGGCAAGAAGATATGCCGATCCGACCCAGGTATAGCCCGCGGAGGACTACAAGTGGTCTGCAATGACAGGTAAAGCGGTGGTCACGATCGTGGTATCGAGTGCGGATAAGAACACAGCCAACTGGATTCATACCATCAGCAGCTCTCCGTGGTTTGCACACAGCATACTCAATACTCACCGCCAAAGCAGTCATCACAATCGCAACAAGTCCTTTACTCTTGTCATCGTAAGCACCCCGATCCTCATCCGTTGTCTTCTCTGCCTTCGACGCGACTTGACAGATTCAAGAGCCTCCCGATGGTTCGCAAAACATACGAAATGCACCCCACAGCAAAGTGGTACATATTCACAGATGCCGACACCTGGGTATCTCCAACCAACTTGGTGAACTGGCTAGGAAGATTCGATCATAGCAAGCAGTGGTATCTAGGCAACCCCTCAGTGATCGGACAGCAAGGCTTCGCTCATGGTGGCTCCGGCTACATTCTCTCGAAATCAGCCATGAATACCACTTCGGACCTGTATTCTCGTGAGTCGCAATATTGGGATCGATTCGCGGCTAAGCACTGGGCAGGCGATTGCGTTCTGGCTACTGCGCTCCAGCATCGCCTTAATATTCCAGTGTCGTGGGCATACCCGCTGTTGCAAAGCGAGAGTCCTTTCATGCTCGACTATACCGAGCAGAACTACTATAGAAAGCTTTGGTGCTACCCGGTAGTGAGCTATCATCACGCATCTCCCAGCACAATTGAAACTCTCTGGGTTTATGAGAAGAACTGGACTGCACGGCACCATACCTCGGTGCAACCAATGAAGCATAGGGATGTCTTTAGGGACATCGTGATGCCAAGGTTCCGGGAGCACGATCAACAAGAATGGCAGAATCTCTCGGGCGACATTGTGCCCTCCCGGAAGAGCGACGAGCCTCCGAATTTCGACGTCGCTGCGGTGTCGTCAAACTTGCGAGCGGAACAGTACTTGTTTGCAGCTCTCGTACTCGGATCATCAGTGCAAGACATCCGGCAGACCGAAGGTTGGCAAAGCCGCCCGGAAGGGCGTCCGATCTGGATGGTTGCCGGCAAGGATCACAAAGTACATGGCAGATTATGATGACTGCAATGATGGACGGTGGATCGTACATGAAGCTTTGTAGATATGGAGAAGTCTCATGTCATGATGAAAGTTATATACAGTCCGTGAGATCTAGGTCACCGGTCTAGCGTCAGTGGCCTCTTGGCACTCACATGTTTCATCAGACTTTGTCCAGCAATACAAGATGACGATCTCCTTCACGAACGATGGGCTGAGTATGTATGCTACTCTCTTGAAGGCTCGGTTCACGTGGGATCGCGTGTCTAGCGCAAGTCTGTAGCGTATCACGGTGTACAGCAGCACCGGGCTCAGCGGCTTTAGCACTGTTCTGATGAAAGCCCCAGCCAACAATGTGATATCGACCCATAAAGTCATGCAACGTAGGACCGATCGGGGGTTCCTGGCTGAACTCTGCCTCGCCGCGCCAAGGACACGTGCAGCCCGATCCATGCGCATTTGGCCTTTCGCTTGAGCCGAGCAATGTCGGAGCACCGAACACATGCATGCCATGGCATGCTCCTCAGTCACATATTCCCGAGCCTTCTTTGCAGTGACACCAAGAGCACTCTTCGCGGAGGAACGATCTGTATGACACGACCTCTCCGGAACTTTGGAGTGGCGCAACCGAGCCCCGAGGTGAAGTTGATTCTTCTGCTCTTGCGTTATATATAAGATGGTACCATATGGCGGTGTTGATCAACTACAACCACAGCCACCCTCTCAAGTACTCCTGGCACCATAATGCATCTCTCTCCAAGTTACCTTCATTTATCATCCACCGCACAGACATGCGTTATGCACGCACGGCCAGCCTTGTGGCTAGCCTGGCAGCCGGTGTCAGCTCCCTCAGCATCAATATTACTGCCGGCCTCCCAGGTTTCAGCAGCTGCCCTAGCTTCAACGAGAGTCTTCCTGACTACAATTGCTATCCTGACTGCCTCGCTCCTTCGATCTCGCCGTCTGAGCCTATATCTTTCGGCTCTCACTACACGATCCTCAACGTTGACATGATCAGTGCCGTCGCAGGTGGCATCGTCAAGACTCCACCTGGTTGCAAGTGGATCCAGAACAATCAAGACTGGATGGGAGCGGTTCACTCGCAGACGCCTGCACCGCTCTCCATCTGGACTAGGATCTACCACGCCTCTGCTCGCAAGCCGGAGATTACCACCAACACCCCATGGGCTGGTGAGGCAGGTATGCTTGGAGATAGCAGTGATCCCCTTACCCAGATCTACTCCGAGTTCAAGCCAGATCCAGTCAACGACGTTGTGCTTGGGAAGTCGAGATACTATGCTGGTTCTGGAAACTCGCTGGAGACCATACTTGAGGCACAAGGGATCGACACTGTCATCTTCAGCGGCATCAGGACAAGCGGTGCCCTCTTGACCACTATGTACCGCTTCTTTGACTTGGACTACAAGGTGTAAGTTTAGCAATGCTGTTGTGAAGGCTTGTGATTGACAGATTTGGCAGCTACCTGATCATGAACAACACTATCGAGCTTCCTCAGCCATACGGCGGTGGTCAGTCGGCTAATAATGCTCTGCTCCAAACCATTTGCCCGGTTATTCCGATCAATGTCATCACCATTGAGCAAGCTATGGCGGGACTCAAGTCAAGTGGTCCAGCTGTGTGGTGAAGCCTAGTAGGTTACTGCCGGTGATGGACGAGGCGATACTCTGGGGGAGGGTATGAAATATGTAGTCTTAGTATCTTCGGAACCAAGCCTTGATGTTTCAAGGGCTCTAGTCCTCTTTGGCCATGTACAGCTGCCAGTTACCTTTCCTGGTGGGTCTGTAGGTTGGGCTGTGATTGCACTCTGCTAGACAGTACGCCAGGCTCCGAGAGAAAGACTCGAAGAAGCCAGGTACAACGGCGAGCTTGTCCATAGTGCTGTTATGGGCCATGTAACACGTCCTTCCAGGCATGGACTGCTTCTAGCGACACCGCCTGGCTTAGAAGTGAGCCTTCTCCGGTCTTCTCGAAACAGTGTCTGATGCAATTCGCGCCGAGCGCGTAGTCAGCTGTCAGCTTTAGGAACTGTCGCATAGCCTTGTTCTGTAGCTTCGGCACACGGTGCTCGTCTCCGAATTGCCAGAGTGAGATTAGAAGGTAGTCAGCCTCATAGACGAATCCGCCCGATGTCTCGTCTGCGGAAGTCTAGGATCGAGCCGTTGTGGAGGTAGAATAACAGCACACGGACCAAGTCCTCGTCGTGGCCAGGCAGCCGTAGTGTCCGAGACTCGGCTTCCACGAAGCGTCCCTCGAGTGCTTTGCGGAAGTAGTCGGGGGCTCCGAAGAGAAGCAGCTTCCAGACTCTAAACGTGGTTAAGGAATTCTCGAGCGTGATCGTGATGAGCTCATCCTCGAGATAGGCACTAATGTGAAGCTAGCATCCTGTTCGGTCGTGAAAGTGTTGGAAATACTGACCTCGTGGTCTGGCGGATCTCATCCATACTTTGTTGTGTTGGTGGATGTTTGTTCGAATCTGAAGAGGAAGGTGTTCAAGTGCATCAGAAGAATGTGGAAACCTGAGAATGGGTTCGGAGCATGTGAGAAGGACCCACAATGCACGGGTGTAGCATCAGTAAGTGCGATGTGCTACTTGGCCAGTGACGCATTACGGAGGCATCT
Above is a window of Fulvia fulva chromosome 6, complete sequence DNA encoding:
- a CDS encoding C6 finger domain transcription factor nscR; the encoded protein is MNHELDSRDAIVEQYRRSAEEAFVRANLLSTRDFVTLQAFVIYLAGLRACQANAHQWTLTAVAIRLASALSLGLDSNMSRPSKLSPLESELRHRLWFSIGVLDMHSAFDRGSQPLLKSDSFPTFPSNVNDVALSHQSLSPQSHFSEMSFSLLVYHASLCQRKLAEIGSSAADGNIDPLIAGYEQVGCLADFERYVQRIGTGTVGNTEPIQDFPVAVAEESLVAMRLLLYRPLHKRGNGFVHPDYSPTERFDLLVTATEVLERSQSKRSWIAFAQWAWFSWVKWYALAVVLAELCCARDGELADRAWRVAQASYDGYAKLVADTESGLLWKPIMKLMRKVQQVRGEQRLAHQTLERHDAIARYQQYWLDGMSDATSANVLPTPASSVAAPHPEHGDTAGSMELGSMIYQQQGQGTAGDMSWLHWDLLIDDINESNINDMVW
- a CDS encoding Efflux pump dotC — its product is MTALASSAGYTWVGSAYLLANAAATPLWGKLSDIFGRKPMLLFANVVFFIGSLFAGLSNRIGMLIAARAVQGIGGAGLLTLVDIAISDLFSMRTRGTYLGIIGGVFYINLPLDSLAFIVILFFRKLPTPRVPIIEGLLAIDWLGNFFVTGGTVMFLLGLQYGGVTRPWISAIVLCLIILGAFCLVVLVLVEWRVAKYPPMQLDIFKSRFNAALLVLTFLHGFTFIAAFYYLPLYFQVSRAASALLSGVYLLPAAIPTGLAAFAKGAFIGITGNYLIPIYVGVTFMTLGFGLFINLHADSSWAKIIIYQIIAGIGMGSLLQPPLVALQAGIKQRDIASSTATSNFLRLIAESISLVVGQVIFQNQMKDKTPYLISTIGSRLAEQIGAHDAAASTSLIHSLGGAQKKVVERVFANSLRPAWIMYTAVAGLSIVAALLISRTVLSKDHEIAEVGLEAEKRHAADRKAEKAARGNKSDGQGPWV